The Paenibacillus sp. RUD330 genome has a segment encoding these proteins:
- a CDS encoding NAD(P)/FAD-dependent oxidoreductase — MPLQGLKRRSSATFLAGWRCSAVYDVLVAGAGPAGSALAWTLARAGLKTALLEARRHPRGKPCGESLNPGAAAALERLTGKRREGGAAGPAETFGHPLRGWLLHCGTASMEAEFPGGAAGFSCRRDQLDGWLLEQAELAGAEVLQEHRVRRAMRDDEGGCLVEGEAGSGSFQIRARYVAGADGIRSAVARSSGLGAPWGALRKIAITARMSGIEQLRDRVELHLKEGSTLGIAPLKGDAANVTLVLPAGSAWAEEGRNKSAAMLRELSRRPQLEERCRQAVLEDEPLACGPFHQPIPQPASGRIVLVGDAAGYYDPLTGQGIYRALRSAELAAPLLLRAVETGDERQLGVYGRLYRKEFAAAAALQRVIEFGSARPRLFEASIRVLGRTPGAGSRLAAWIGDCGGVT; from the coding sequence TTGCCGCTGCAGGGCTTGAAGCGACGGTCAAGCGCCACTTTCCTTGCCGGCTGGCGCTGCTCAGCCGTGTATGACGTGCTCGTGGCGGGAGCAGGTCCTGCCGGAAGCGCTCTTGCGTGGACGCTCGCGAGAGCCGGGCTGAAGACGGCTCTGCTGGAGGCGCGGCGGCATCCCAGAGGCAAGCCCTGCGGAGAGTCGCTGAATCCAGGCGCGGCAGCCGCCTTGGAAAGGCTGACCGGGAAACGGCGCGAGGGCGGGGCGGCAGGTCCGGCCGAGACGTTCGGGCATCCGCTTCGCGGCTGGCTGCTGCACTGCGGGACCGCAAGCATGGAAGCGGAGTTCCCTGGCGGCGCGGCCGGGTTTTCCTGCCGCCGCGATCAGCTGGACGGCTGGCTGCTGGAGCAGGCGGAGCTTGCCGGTGCCGAAGTGCTGCAGGAGCATCGCGTACGAAGGGCGATGCGCGACGATGAAGGCGGCTGCCTCGTGGAGGGGGAGGCGGGCAGCGGCAGCTTCCAAATTCGAGCCCGTTATGTGGCCGGCGCGGACGGCATCCGCTCCGCCGTCGCCCGTTCATCCGGACTTGGAGCTCCATGGGGAGCGCTGCGCAAAATCGCCATTACGGCGCGGATGAGCGGCATCGAGCAGCTTCGCGACAGGGTGGAGCTGCATCTGAAGGAAGGCTCGACGCTTGGAATCGCCCCGCTCAAAGGAGATGCCGCCAATGTGACGCTTGTTCTGCCGGCAGGCTCGGCATGGGCGGAGGAAGGCAGGAACAAGAGCGCCGCCATGCTGCGGGAGTTGTCGAGGCGCCCCCAGCTGGAGGAGCGCTGCCGTCAAGCCGTCCTAGAGGACGAGCCTCTCGCATGCGGTCCGTTCCATCAGCCGATTCCGCAGCCGGCCTCCGGACGCATCGTGCTTGTCGGAGATGCGGCCGGATATTACGATCCGCTCACCGGCCAGGGCATCTATCGGGCGCTCAGGAGCGCCGAGCTGGCCGCGCCGCTGCTGCTGCGGGCGGTCGAAACCGGAGACGAGCGTCAGCTCGGCGTGTACGGCCGGCTCTATCGGAAGGAATTCGCGGCTGCCGCGGCCCTGCAGCGGGTGATCGAATTCGGGTCGGCGCGGCCCCGACTGTTCGAAGCTTCCATCCGCGTATTGGGCCGGACGCCCGGAGCCGGGAGCCGGCTCGCTGCATGGATCGGCGATTGCGGCGGCGTTACTTGA
- a CDS encoding SRPBCC family protein: MHTYNEIYIDRAPDEVFPFARDVDQWPVHLHHYRSVSFRTGAPEYGIVKMAAWRHFGRLRWPVWWVSRMESREDERRVLYRHIEGVTKGMDVEWKLEPSGAGTRASIVHEWDRPPVGGLAARGIIGPAFVQVIADRTLAGIKFAAEAAGMGHRS; encoded by the coding sequence ATGCATACGTATAATGAAATTTACATCGACAGAGCGCCCGACGAGGTGTTTCCTTTCGCTAGGGACGTCGATCAGTGGCCGGTTCATTTGCATCACTACCGCTCCGTGTCGTTTCGAACCGGAGCTCCTGAGTACGGCATCGTGAAAATGGCCGCATGGAGGCATTTCGGCAGGCTGCGATGGCCGGTGTGGTGGGTGAGCAGGATGGAGTCGAGAGAAGACGAGCGCCGGGTATTGTACCGGCATATCGAAGGGGTGACGAAGGGGATGGACGTGGAGTGGAAGCTGGAGCCGAGCGGCGCGGGCACGAGGGCGTCGATCGTGCATGAATGGGATCGTCCGCCGGTAGGCGGCCTGGCTGCGAGAGGCATCATAGGACCGGCCTTCGTGCAAGTCATCGCGGACCGGACCTTGGCAGGAATCAAATTCGCGGCGGAAGCCGCCGGAATGGGGCATCGTTCATGA
- a CDS encoding beta-ketoacyl-[acyl-carrier-protein] synthase family protein, which produces MSDRRAVITGIGCVTPIGTGAEALWEGVRRGESAVGPIDRFVPEGLKSRIAAQIKDFRAEDYMDRKRAHRTDRYSQLSIASGRMALRHAGIEAGALDPERTGIFMGSALGGISYAEEQCSQYMAGGYRSVSPTLGFSVFGGASSCNMAMEFGFNGPNETNAMSCASGAVAIGRALQAIRRGEADVMLAGGAESPLSPLSFGAFDLLRAMSTRNDEPGRASRPFDRTRDGFVMGEGAAVLVIEEEGHARARGARVLAEISGFGVTNDAHHMSAPLPCGTQAQRAMRLALSDADMLQEEVGYINAHGSSTLLNDVTESKVIRSVFGSRPVAVSGTKGLYGHPLGASGAIEAAITCMSLHHGWLPPTANLTEPDEAADLDLVYRHGRDKRLDAALSNSYGFGGINATLAFRSR; this is translated from the coding sequence ATGAGCGACCGCAGGGCAGTCATTACGGGGATCGGATGCGTGACGCCGATCGGCACTGGAGCCGAAGCTCTTTGGGAAGGGGTGCGCCGGGGAGAAAGCGCCGTCGGGCCGATCGACCGCTTCGTTCCGGAAGGCTTGAAAAGCCGGATCGCAGCCCAGATCAAGGACTTTCGGGCCGAAGACTATATGGACCGCAAACGGGCGCATCGCACGGACCGGTACTCGCAGCTGTCGATCGCATCCGGCCGGATGGCGCTGCGGCATGCGGGCATCGAGGCCGGAGCGCTGGATCCGGAGCGGACGGGCATCTTCATGGGAAGCGCGCTGGGAGGCATCTCCTACGCCGAGGAGCAGTGCAGCCAGTACATGGCCGGCGGTTACCGGAGCGTATCGCCGACGCTCGGCTTCTCCGTCTTCGGAGGAGCTTCCTCCTGCAACATGGCGATGGAATTCGGCTTCAACGGACCGAACGAGACCAACGCGATGAGCTGCGCCTCGGGCGCTGTGGCCATAGGCAGGGCGCTCCAGGCGATCCGCCGCGGCGAAGCCGACGTCATGCTCGCGGGAGGCGCGGAGTCTCCGCTCTCTCCGCTGTCGTTCGGAGCCTTCGACCTGCTGCGCGCGATGTCTACGCGCAACGACGAGCCGGGAAGGGCCAGCCGCCCGTTCGACCGCACGCGGGACGGCTTCGTCATGGGGGAAGGGGCCGCCGTGCTCGTCATCGAGGAGGAAGGCCATGCCCGAGCGCGGGGAGCCCGCGTCCTGGCGGAGATCAGCGGCTTCGGCGTGACGAACGACGCCCATCACATGAGCGCTCCGCTCCCTTGCGGCACGCAGGCCCAGCGGGCGATGAGGCTTGCGCTGAGCGACGCCGACATGCTGCAGGAGGAGGTGGGCTACATCAACGCCCACGGCTCTTCGACGCTGCTCAACGACGTGACCGAATCGAAGGTCATCCGCAGCGTATTCGGCAGCCGTCCGGTGGCGGTCAGCGGCACGAAAGGGCTGTACGGCCATCCGCTCGGAGCGTCGGGAGCGATCGAGGCGGCCATTACATGCATGTCCCTGCATCATGGATGGCTGCCGCCGACGGCCAACCTGACGGAACCCGACGAGGCGGCCGATCTCGATCTCGTCTACCGGCATGGACGGGACAAGAGACTCGATGCGGCGCTGTCCAATTCCTACGGCTTCGGCGGCATCAATGCGACGCTCGCTTTCCGCAGCAGATAG
- a CDS encoding DUF2653 family protein, with product MRILTDEIINAVCLSESSRRGLQPSQVEVQLGWDEEYGFSAEVFIGDRSHYLVEANLKEAIEQYMFKEYGMRVYRSQITLDADEEFWADIAE from the coding sequence ATGCGGATTCTGACGGACGAAATCATCAACGCCGTATGCCTCAGCGAATCCAGCCGGCGCGGGCTCCAGCCCTCGCAGGTCGAGGTGCAGCTCGGCTGGGACGAGGAATACGGCTTCTCCGCCGAAGTATTTATCGGCGACCGATCGCATTACCTCGTCGAGGCCAACCTCAAGGAAGCGATCGAGCAGTACATGTTCAAGGAGTACGGCATGCGCGTCTATCGTTCCCAGATTACGCTGGACGCCGACGAAGAGTTCTGGGCGGATATCGCCGAATAG
- a CDS encoding DUF309 domain-containing protein, with translation MMLISHKYPDAYIRYLAEFHGTRDYFECHEILEEYWKEHPGDEQAQLWHGLIQIAVGQYHLRRGNREGARKMLRSAWQRLSPPLLEQAGLDGGLLRRQLDEAASLLERGEGIPYSCWTLPIRDRELAAACRERCAAEGLDWCGDIVAGDELVHRHLTRDRSEVVQAREQSLRLKREAARGGG, from the coding sequence ATGATGCTGATCTCCCACAAATACCCCGATGCCTATATCCGATATCTCGCCGAGTTCCACGGGACGAGAGATTACTTCGAATGCCACGAGATTCTGGAGGAATACTGGAAGGAGCATCCCGGTGACGAGCAGGCCCAGCTCTGGCACGGACTGATTCAGATTGCCGTCGGCCAATACCATCTGCGGCGAGGCAACCGGGAGGGAGCCCGCAAAATGCTGCGCTCCGCCTGGCAAAGGCTGTCGCCGCCGCTGCTGGAGCAGGCGGGCCTTGACGGCGGCTTGCTCCGCAGGCAGCTGGACGAAGCCGCCTCGCTGCTGGAGCGGGGCGAGGGAATTCCTTACTCCTGCTGGACGCTGCCGATCCGGGACCGCGAGCTGGCGGCTGCCTGCAGGGAGCGCTGCGCCGCGGAAGGGCTGGATTGGTGCGGCGATATCGTGGCGGGCGACGAGCTGGTTCACCGCCATCTGACGCGCGACCGCAGCGAGGTCGTACAAGCGCGGGAGCAGTCGCTCCGACTCAAGAGAGAAGCGGCGCGAGGCGGAGGCTGA